A section of the Lepidochelys kempii isolate rLepKem1 chromosome 4, rLepKem1.hap2, whole genome shotgun sequence genome encodes:
- the LOC140910091 gene encoding sulfotransferase 1 family member D1-like isoform X3, protein MIYKNGDAEKCKQDAIYVRVPFMELIIPGISNGVAKLAEMPSPRLVKTHLPVQLLPDSFWENNCKIIYVARNAKDVAVSYYHFYQMAKIHPEPGTWDEFLEKFVTGEVVFGPWYDHVKGWWEKRKDKRILYLFYEDMKEDPKREIQKVLQFLGKDLKEDVVNKILHHTSFQEMQKNPTANYKMMSKAQMDHSVSPFMRKGIAGDWKNHFTVAQNEAFDSDYKEKMKGSTLQFRTEI, encoded by the exons ATGATCTATAAGAACGGTGATGCAGAGAAGTGTAAACAGGATGCGATTTACGTTCGGGTCCCTTTCATGGAGCTGATCATCCCTGGAATTTCAAATG GTGTCGCAAAGCTGGCTGAAATGCCCTCTCCCCGATTAGTAAAGACCCATCTTCCTGTTCAACTCCTTCCTGACTCCTTCTGGGAAAACAACTGCAAG ATCATCTACGTTGCCCGAAATGCGAAGGATGTGGCAGTCTCTTATTACCATTTCTACCAAATGGCAAAGATACATCCAGAGCCTGGCACCTGGGATGAATTCTTGGAGAAGTTTGTGACTGGGGAAG TTGTGTTTGGACCTTGGTATGATCATGTGAAAGGCTggtgggagaagagaaaggaCAAGCGGATTCTGTACCTGTTCTATGAAGACATGAAAGAG GATCCTAAACGTGAAATACAAAAGGTGTTACAGTTTCTGGGAAAGGACCTGAAGGAGGATGTGGTGAATAAAATCCTCCATCACACCTCATTCCAGGAGATGCAGAAGAACCCCACTGCCAATTATAAGATGATGTCAAAAGCTCAGATGGACCACAGTGTGTCTCCCTTTATGAGAAAAG GTATCGCGGGTGACTGGAAGAATCACTTTACCGTGGCCCAGAATGAGGCATTTGACTCAGATTATAAAGAGAAGATGAAGGGATCGACACTGCAGTTCCGAACAGAAATCTGA